atagcctagtgctctcgtgcagtggcctgcgaggctgatctgttcgcgcctccgCGGGTTCGAATACCAGTTGCGGATGTTTATTTaacctatttttatttattactttcgCTCTGCTAGGTCTTCTATCACCTTGCTTAATTTCTCATGCAGCTACAAGTGTTGGTGCTTGGACACGTTGGATGTATGGGCTAAGTCAACATACACTGTGCTAGAGTTGTTTATTTCTTCACTTGCTTAAAGGGATTATGGAGCCAAATTTTCtaatttctgtttttctttcttgcaaTGGTGCATAAGACATCAGTATGAATAGACCATCATATGCAATTCACCTATGCCGAGTAAATTGTTTAGAactaaatttcttctctcatgtttTGCTTTTGATTTTAAACAGGCAAGCAGTAGCTATGAAATCGAAAGTTCAGTTCAGGACATGCAATGCACGTAAAACGacactgcaatataattgctgcttcgtCATTTTAATTCACCAGTTCTTACAGCAATTTGCTGCAAGAGTTGTAATGACAAGCGAAGAAGCGTCTGTaatatttctgcttttttttatgCCTTGCATAATCTGAACTCAACTTTGGCATTATAGCTCTTTTGTCTGttgaaagcgaaactgaaacgATGTCTGAAGAaaatcagttataaattatttacataGTAGGTATAGGCGAATTCCACATGGTGACATATGTTTACTGATGCTTTGCACTTGATTACAAAGGTGTCTGTACTCCTCTAAACCGCATGCTAATATTCCCACACTAACCCTGCCTACTTTCAAACTTGACAGTTAACCGTCTCTCCCTGAACAGAGTGCAGTTTTGTCGTGAACCGCTGGGTGGTGTCTTGGTGGTGGTTCTGCCATGTGGTTTGCCTTGGCGCGACCCTGCGCTCTGAGTCGATCAGCAGTCACGTTTAGGCTTGGTAGGTGTCCTGCCTCATATGACGTGTCATGGTCTTTGTGCGCCACTTGTTCCTAAAATTCTGTACAGCTGAGTGAGAGTGGAAGCCGTGGCCAACTTTTTCTTGTGGCAGAAAAAAATCGGCAACTGTCGGTGTCTGCTGCCGCGTGTCATTTACATAATTTTTTGCTCTTGCAAAAGCTTGGCTAAGGCAGTTTTGAATTTCTCATGCATGTAATGTGAACTGCAGTGTGTAGTGAGACGAAAAGTTCGCCGTCAACAGTGTCAGCCATATACAGTGGGCATGCTCAGTAGCAGATGCAGCATTTTGTGTGGTTGAATTTTGTGGTGTTCTGTTAGAGATCTATAAAGAGGGGATTTGTTCCACAATAGGGGACCCCGAACTAGATCCTTAGCTTTGTGATGCAGTTCTCTTTCCCAACTATCGATGATGTGAACAGTGCTGAATGAGCAAGAACAACTTTGTGAGCAGTTCCCAGAAAGGCCACTTGCTTACCACCGTAATGATAGGAGGAGGAAGCTGGAAATGGGTTTGAAGCTTCAAAATAAACTGTGCCATTAATTTCTGTGTGCAAAATGTCGCTCTGCGATTTGTAAAATGATTTATCTGTTTGTTATAGCAACAAGCACTTTGTCCGGGCCAAATGGTATGTCCATGGGTAGCCACGGGTTGATTGAAAGGGGCATTCCGAGAACGGAAAACTGTCATGTATACTTTGTTGATGTGAAAATAGGCAGAGTTGAGGAAGCAGCGTCTATCATCAGCCAGTCGGTAGCCAAACTGACTAACCACTGCATTGCCTCTTGCACTTTTCGCCATTGATTAGCCTTATCCATTCATGCATTATTtttcacattaacacagttttgtGAATTTGGTCGCCTGATACTGGGTTTAGGAACATGAACTTCACTGCATAGGAGCTGGCTGGTTCTTTCATTTTTCTATACTGATTATCACAGTGCTAGTTGTACAAGGGACGTCAGCTGGTTTCACGATGTTCGGTGTTTGCACAGGTGCATTTGTGCTTATAGATCTCACCTCACCCACGACCTGTTGCAATCATACTAAGGCTGCTGCTCTGTCGATGTCTCAGGTTTGGCTCCTACAAGACAAGAATATACTGAACTGGACAAGTTGTAGTGGGTTCATAGTTATAATTCGCCCTTGTCTGTTCACACTGAATTCTAATTATGAAGCCCTTGAAGACAGCCTGCGATAAAATAGTAATGCATGTTGATGCCACTCTTGGGCAACTTGGGGCTTCTTGGTGCCCTTCATGTCAAAATGTGGCCAGCAGAACACCATGACATGTCTTTATGCCTGTGTttataaaaacaaaattaaagtGACTCAGTTTTATTAATAAATGAAAAACTTAATGATGGAAACAAACATTCTTTCTTTTCTCACTGTCTCACACTTCTAGGTACCATGGCCCAGGAACGCCTCAAAACAATTGTTGGCCACTTGAAAGGTGGCGGCATGACCAACGTCATCAGTATGTTCGAGGACAAAAACATTGTAAGTTCGCCTTGCTGTCTACCGCATGTAAAATCTTTGTACATGGCAGCGAACATGGTATAGCCCCTTGGAGCATGGCATCCACGTTTGTGAAGACCACATTTCAAAGTTTTTCTCGAAGTGTCTAGCTTTGTTTTTAGGAAATCATTGATGCCGGCCACATTCAAACTCTCCTGGACAGATTGCAAGGGTCATTTCATTTTCAGAAATTAGAGTCGCTTGTCCAAAGCAAGAAATAGAGATGGATGTTGTCAAGTTGCATGGCGCGCCTAGAAAGTGCTGTCGGGAGGTGTTACTTTTCTTCTCTACGCAGTGGCATGTTACGTAGTGGAATGTTTTACTAAAGGACACTTCAGCTGATCTTTTTGTGGAAACAGCTTCGGATGATAAAGAAGATAATTAATTGGGAATAAATGTGTTTTTTTGATAAATAAGGCTGCCAACCTTTGAGTGAGGAATTGTGTTGAATGCATGAATTTCCAAATTTCTGGAGCCATTCACGCTACTTTTATATAGGGGGCTTTAATTGTACACAcacatattttcaaaaattttcacgATACTAGGACATAATGTTTGCCTGAAAGGGATAAGAGCAGTGCATTTAACTGGAAATGATGTGTGGTGCCCCTGGTGGGGTGGTTGCCTTGCTGGACTTAAATATGGACCTAGTGATAGACTTTAAGTAAGACATTAAGACGTGAAAAAAGCAGAGTTCAACGTGTTTACAGGCCAAGATGGGGATGACTCTGGTTACAAATATGAAGGTTTTGTGGCTGAAATGTGTTCAACAGGCTGGAAAGATATAGGCTGTGGCTGCAGTTATGAACTATTGGCACAGAAACAGTGTGAAGCACTTCTGACAAATGGGTGCCTTTGAAAAGTTAGATAATTCGGGATTCCATAGCTGTTAAAGCTTCAAAATATACATGCCGGACGGTGCATTTTGGAATTTTGGACGTTGACAAAATGAAAGATTTGATttagggtgtttaacgtcccaaagcgactcaggctatgagggacgccgttgtcaagggctccgtaaatttcgaccatctggggttctttaatgtgcactgacatcgcacagcacacgggcctcaagaatttcacctccattgaaattcgaccactacggccgggatcgaacctgcgtctttcgggtcggcagccgagtgccataaccactgatccaccgcagcgGCTACAAAATGAAAGAAGACTTACTTAAAAATTTGGTGTGCTGGTTGCAGTGTAGAATTCAGCAGCTCGTTCAGACAGACTGTGGCTGTCATACTGCAGGACATACCTCCTGTAGTGCACTGATTGCTTCCCTCTGTTCCTTGAAATGGCATTTTTTTCCTTGCCTCATGTTGAGGTGTTGCATTCGTAACCCTTCTTGCAGCTGGAGGAGGTCAACAAGAAGATCGGTGCGTCCCAGTCAAAAGGAGGCTTCCGCTTCACCCTCGACAGCTGTCGCCTCTCGGACGAGCAGAGGCGCTTTTATGAAGACAATGGCTTCATCGTCATACGCAACCTGGTTCCTTTGCGAGACCTCGAAACCTACAAGTGTGTATTGGTCCTAATCTGACGACTAGACTGCGTCTTGTGTGACTGGTGTGTACAACATTGGCATGTCCCTTCTTAGTCTGAGTGGTTTTGTTCAGCAGACACTGTTACCAAGTTTGAGCATGCAAAAAAGACACACCTGCCACTGCACTTAGCAATGTACAGTGTAGAGATTTACACTGCTATATGAACTGTAGTGCTTTCAACCGCAGCAGCTTGCCTTGTAGATAACTGTCAAGTTTTTTTGGCTTGTTTTAAACCTCATAAAGGCATTGATCCTTTTAATGCTTCATGTAATGACACCACTCTTAGGTCACATTTTCctggcttgctttttttttatgaatttaTTTAGACAGTATGGATAGTACCTTTAATGTGTGATTGTGTGTGGCTGTTCTGGTAAGCTGTGGGGCTTTACTTTTCAATAAAACTTTATGTTGGAAAGCGGTCCTTTCACCCTACTTGCCCTTGGGATGTCATTTTGATGCCAAGTACACCTCAGTGTTTGGTCAAAGTTGTGCCTTGGTAATGCATTTATCAACAGTATGGGCAACTCTGCAGGAGTATATTTCAGCTATCTGCTGTCACCCCAAGTAGGTAACGAAGAAATGCCCAACTCTCAATGTTATTGCTGATTCTTGACAGCCTGATGCAAAAGCTTGTTTACACCTGAGATGTTTTTCAGACTTTTTCGCATGTTGTTAACTTAGCATGCCTGGTTGTGGACAAATAATACAAAGTTGTAAATTCAGAATTTCACTTGTAAAGCCTTTTCAGAGGAAAATAGGCAAAAGCTTGCTTATTCAGCAAACAATACATGGGCTTTACTACGCGAGATTAGCTGTAGCACGGCTAGAGCAGCGGTTTTGTTGTTGTGGTTTGTCTAGAGGTAGCTTTCAGGAAATAAGCCAGAAAGAGATTAAAGGTAGagaagtgaaaaagtttacataTTAAGTAAACTTTTTTGTCTGAGCATGCACTGTGTCGTTCTACATTAATATTTGCTTTTATAGTATTTTTGGAGCTCGCTCATCTACTACCTGTCTAGCTCAAAAGTCCTGATTCCTCGAAGCCCTTAGTGGCTAGTTTCCATGCGCTCATACCGAGATCGGTGGCAGTTCATTAAGGTATCATTTTATGGTACTAAATATTGAATTTTAAAGGAGTAAGTATAATGcttatatataggaaggcaatgcCTGGGCAAGGCACAAAAATCTATGCCAGCTAAGTAACTAATTAATTATAAAACTGCCCTTTATTGCGTGTGCAGTCTTAGTGTGCAATGTTTTCTCAATGTTGTGAAGAGTGTAAAGGCTTGCCAATGATCCACTACGAGCTCAGTGTCATTGAGCTACCACACTACCGtccatggaggctaacgaataaTTTTGAAAGTAAGTTCAGGGCAGCGTAGACAGCTATTGAAGGAAAACTGGTAGGTGTAGAGGGCAATGTGAATTGGGGAACATACTTGAGGTAATGGTATTCTAACACAAataaaaggggaaaaaagaacAGGTAGCGAAGAACAGGTAACCAGTGTTCGGTGGTCTGCCAAGGTAACAGAGCAGCTTTCAAGGGAAGAATAACATAGCAGGGGCCAACCGAAAGTTAAATGGAGAGATGAAAttaggaagtctgcggggatagggtggctgtAGCTTTTGCGGGCCGAGAATAATTAGAGAGCattgggagaggcttttgtcctgcagtgggcataatcAATCTGATGATTGCTATTGTCCATCGCATCTAGGACACGGTTCCAAGAAATTGCTGATGGAAAGGTGAAGGTGCCAGGCCTGGTGGTGATGAAagacatcaccaagagggaggcGGACCACAGCGAGTACGTGGTCAACAAGCTGCAGGAGCTGTACATGGACGACGTGCTTTTCAGCTATTGCACCTTGCCACAGGTCAGTGAAGAGGTCCCCACTGTTATGGCCACATTTGGAACGAAAGCATTTAGCACCTTGGTACAGAAAGCATTCCTGTTCAGccatttattcgtgtttaaaactgCCAAATCTAGAGGTTGTCTTCAATTCGCTGGCATTTTGATACTCCGTTTCGCTAAATGGCAGTTACTTCTAAATCTGTTTAGCATCATCTCAGtatcgagtgttttttttttttttcatgagtttGCCTTGCGGAATCACTTTTTTGGCATCTTGTTTATTGCTGTAGTACAACAAACAAAATTAGGCAGCAGCACAGCCCTGCTATCTGCAGGACTCTTGCAGTACTGCTGCTGATATGGAAGCTGTACTTCATTGCAGTACCACTCATGAGCAATAGACAGTGCCATAGTCTATTTGGATGTAGTCATTGCACAACTATTGCAGAATGGCTATGACCATTGTACCTTGAACTTATGACATGTGCATGCAACCTAGAACAAGTGTGTTTTCTGCAGATTCTGGACTATGCCACCTCGTTCTGTGGGCCCAACCTGACTGCGGTGCACACCATGCTCATCAACAAGCCACCGGATACAGGTAAGCTTTACTTACACTGTAGCACCTATCAGTGGTGCAGGTGGAACTGTAGCAAAGATTAACCGATAGTACCAGATTTGTGCAGCCATATTAGCTAACCTAAATGCACGATGTTGCCCCATGCAAACTTTTAcaacacaaaaaggaaagaagatcCTGAAAAGGTACTTCTTTGTTGATCATAGGAAATGCAATAAGAAATGAGTGGTGTCATTCTGAAGGAACTGTTCTCTAAGTGCGCAAAAGTGGAAAAAATAAGATCGCTGTGCATAACATTACTGTCAGCTTCCCTCAACTCATATTCTGCCCTCGATATTTGGTAGCTACAACTAAATAGTATTGGCTTGTACTTAAGGTGGAACACAGCTTTGAAATCCCTCAAAATGGCCAAGAAATTGATTTTTGATAGCTGTATCTGTTTGTATGCCTCCTTTTTTAGGCTGTCCTTTAGTTTAATTGCTGAAATCGACCAAGAAgtacttaaaaaaaaatgtttcatgaACCGCAGCGGCTCAGCATTGCAGAGAACCACTCGAACAATGGTCGTTTTTCTCCATTACGGTTTTCTGCCCAGATACTCACCTTGCGGAAAATATTTATTCACTAATCTTGATCTATTTTGACCCCGTTTGTTTTTCTTGCGCTTATAGGGCCGTATTACAggccaaaacattctttatttttctaatttatgaaatttaaatttcttgtatgaaatcTTCTCACTCTGTTCTTCATTTCATAGAGAGAAATCAATGtgccaaagctagcacgcctTCATAcctgacagcgcaaaaaaacgaggacaaaagcgaacgaggagacacaacacaagcgcagaaaGGTTAAAAGATACACAAGAAAACGAGCCCATTGAACTAGAAATGTagttaataagaacagaaagttgggctagttggtgtggattcatacttgacagcgcaaaaaaaaacgaggacaaaagcgaacgaggagacacaacacaagcgcagaaaGGTTAAAAGATACACAAGAAAAAGAGCCCATTGAACTAGAAATGTagttaataagaacagaaagttgggctagttggtgtggattcatacttgacagcgtaaaaaaaacgaggacaaaagcgaacgtggagacacaacacaagcgcctGTTTGCGCAGGTTCTTGCAGTTAGGGGATCTCACCTGTTCAGCATATTTAccaatatgcgagtaaatacatTAGTATGTCCTCATAAAGACAGAGGCCTCACCCACTGACTTCCAGCTCACCCTATCCTGCACCAAATACAACCATCTTATGcccgcagacttcctaatctcatgcATCTACCGAATTTCCTGCTGCCtcttgctatgcttgcctttCCTTGTAACCTATTGTGTTACTCTAaggaaccatcggttatctttctTTCGCATTACGTGCCTTTCCCATgcacatttcttcttcttgatttcaactaggatgtcattaacttgcgCTTGTTTCCTGACCCAATCTGTTCTCTTCCCATCTTTTTCCTGTGTTCAAACCATTTAATTGCCTGAAAGCTGCAGACCTTCTGGTTCGTCCCTTGTGTTTGTTGTCTTGCTCACACCTATGTAATAGCCTTAATTGCCCCGATAAGGtagcaatttttttcaaaaagtcaTTTGCTAGCTCAGTTTGCTTCCCTGTATATTTCTCCTCTTGTATGCACATTTCGCAAGCTGGTTTGGttttgttgcaaatatacaccaactAGCCATTTTCATCGCTATATTTATGAATGGATGTGCAGACTTTTGCTGGATTCTGGCATACAATGCATGCTTTCTTAGTatatggcagcaaaaaaaaaaaaaaaggcaaaggcACTTAAGCCGTAGGGCGTGCGCTGTGGCatgatgtaacccgatgccacgcagctgggaATTCTTCCTCCGCATGGCTCTGCATAGCATACGATCCGATAGCTTCAATGGGTTAGTGGCCATATagtcagaattggtcattctgtagtTAACAttgatagatccctgggagtcctcataccactcgtggcacagtggtgcagcggttaggtggtgtgccactgccctggcaTCGCAGgcgctgccactggtgggacttgtgcgatccaggttgtcccgagcaacctcgcccgaccaatcattaatttaacggccacctgccaggttgcatgaggacaCCATATTTTATGGGTACCATCAAATGTTGTCACAtatgcatgcacgcacgcacacacgcatgggtTTTCGTTgaatggggcaagtaaggcttacgccttaaaaaagACATTGCATCCACTTACCCACAGGGCACGACGAGTAAACAATGCTAGCTGGTTGGCGAAATGATTAATGCAGTGATGCAATGATGATACTATGCATATTGCTGCGACGATTGTGCCTGAGTTATGGAAGGGTAACAAGGTGTGCCACTGAACTCGACCATGCAGAGAAAAATAACCGAAGTTGCCTATGAATGACTTGGCAGATTTGTAGCTGAGGAGAACTGTACTATGCATCTGCATCACAGTCTGGGTTGTGGCCTCCAGTTCGAATCTGGTTGCCCTGATTGGCTTTCAGCGTAAGGTGGTGATCAGgagacaatctttttttttttgctctgtgcCTTCCTGCATCAAAGGGCATGCAGATGGGACCGTGGCACCGACAACAGTAACGCAAAACCAAGGGAAACTAGGACAATACAGCTAGTGATGTAAAAATAACACATTATATATTGCATGTTGCGACTTCAAAAGTAAAATTACTAGTACGAAAGGAGTACTTTCGAGGATGGTGATCCTAGTTCAGGATCCCATAGGTGGTCGGCACAGCTTCGGTGCACTCCAGTGATTGTGACATTGGTCAGCCACTCCTTTCAGGAGGCATGGGTGGCATAAGGTTTAGGTCGTACATTTTGGATGGCTCAGTACCACCAGCCAATGTGGAGTAATCACCGCAGTGCAGGCATTGTGGAAGTGAAATGTGCAAAGTATTGGTTTTAGAGTGACGAAAAAATGGAGTGCAAGTCTTGTTTGTCGCTGCCTCATAGTTGATAAAGGAACTGAATTGCAAACTTCTCCCTTCATGCAGGGGCTCTCACATCGCGTCACCCACTCCACCAGGACCTGTACTACTTCCCGTTCCGGCCAGCAGACCGCATTGTGTGTGCATGGACGGCACTCGAAAAGGTGACCCGCGAGAACGGCTGCCTTGTGGCTGTCCCCGGATCACACCATGGAGAGCTGATGGAGCACGGCTACCCTGAATGGGAGGTACACTGCCACGGGTGCCTACTTCACCATTTTCTTTTGGGGCGGATGGTTAGCTGTTTCAAGAGTTTGGCTTGATAAGTGCTTGTCGGATGCTTGTTTGTTTGGCCAGCATGTTAAGGAAAGCAGATCAGTTTGCTGTGCCTACCTTACCAAGAGTAGGGCACTTTTAAGAGTGCTAAGTAATCCAGTTCCATTTCATTGTGTCTGGTTCAGCACTGCGCATTGTTAGTTACAGCAGGGGGGTGAAACTTCCTATACCTCCCAGCGGCCACGAATTACAGATACtccaattcctccttcagttacgttcatagtGTTTTGTGGACGAATAATGGCGTATTCCCATGACAACAGACGACCAAAACATGCGGGCGCCAAGGAgccgggggcggggggggggtggggtggggggggggtttACATGGCATCTGCTTCACGTGTGGACTGGCCCAAACTTGTGCTCGCTAGGGGAGGTGGGCAGATGTATCGTTGTTCACCTGCTCTTTGCACGGCTGCGCGCCACACTTTACTTGGATTTCCGTACACTATTTCTTTGCCGTTGTAGCATGTTAAAACTGGTTGCGCTGCTGCTCAACAATGGTAACCACAGCGCTGAGCCAGTATATGGAGAACAGGGAATATATTTTCCATGGTTTGATTGACACATATATCCTCCCCGTTACTTTCATTCTAAAAGAGATATTTCTCAAAATACACTATGTCTACTGTTACAGCATTCCGTAAAATACATATAATATGCGTCGACGCACCAGAGGTGTTAATTTTCTCTAAAACGGCACAGCTGACATTTTTAGTACATCATTTCATGCATCATTCATGCAATACATGTTCGATCAATCCGTGCATACTGTTCACACAATACATAAGGATCATTCTGTGCACAGTGAGTGCACACAATTGAATGCATGCACGATGTGCCTTACAATCGTAGATAATTGCAAAAAATTGTTTAGTGTTTATGTAAACACGTGAAAGCTTAGCACTATCACGCAATGGCCTTCACTCTCCATGCTAATATATGCAACACCAATAGAATTCATTTAACATACAGTTACGTAATCAGTTTCCACGATGTGCCGACTCTTCTGCAGACTAAACATGATGACTGCTTCGTCAACAGCAATGACCAAATCATAGTTCATGATCCACGGTGCCAAAATGAGCGGTGGCTCCCGTGAAAGCGAGTGATGGTAGAGGTTCCATTGTATCCGTGCGGGTCTCACCGCACTCTTCGCTATTTCGAAGGTCACGAGCACAAAACCAAACACAACCGTAGGTGTCGCAGCACCGATATCACTAACGCATGAAGGAACACACCGAGGAAGTGTCTGTGACAGGCGCTGCAAAGCAGGCAACAGCGCCCGAGATAACGCGACTGACAGAGTTCGCGAAACACGCAAACGATGCACGGCGGTTACAACGGCTGCTTGGGTCATAAATTAAAAATGCATAAAGAGGGAGAGAGATTGTTTCTCCTTTCAGAAACTTCTTGCGGCCAGATCTCGCTCTTTATTATAGACACTAGCGCAATCCCTCCTTCAGTTACTTTCATAGTGGATGGCGGACTAGTTACGGCTTCAACGGAGGTTTCTCCAATTAGCCAGAATGGAAATTGTTTGCGCTATCCTGCCCCTGGTTACAACCTAGGTTGCATACTGCTATAACGAAACAGTAGCTTTAGCAAAGAAATCATCAGGCCCCCTTTATCTTCATTATACCGTGGTTCAGCTGTGTATATCTGTAAAAACTACACAGTGTTAGTAATAGCACAGGAAAACTTGACGGGCATGGCTGTACACCTTACAACACCTCACCACCTTTTAtatgttttgtttatttatttcttcactGCTTACTAGGGTGGTGTGAACAAGATGTACCATGGAGTCAAAGGCCTGGCAGACAGCGTATTCGACAAGCGTGTCTACTTGGAAATGGAGGCTGGTGACACCGTCTTTTTCCACCCAGTTCTCATCCACGGTTCAGGTGCTAACAGGACCAAGGGATTTCGCAAGGTGTGCATTCTGGGGTCCTTCATCTCAATGCCTTTGCGAATTCATTTTCCTGCCTGCAAAGCTTAGGACAAACAGGGTGTGTGATGTGAATTGGGAGTTTTCGAGCCTAGTACAGTTTGCAAGTGATTGTGACACTTCCATCTTGGTTCTAAACACAGCGATCCCCTCTGGTGCCATTGAGTTTATTGTCTCTCATTGCTTTGATGAGACGGCATGTTAGTTTAACCCTTTTCAAGGTGCAAGCCTTGTGCATGTCTCACATGTCCACAAACCATAAAATTGCACCCAGAATGACTCTAGGAattgaatgacatcactttcCAAGCTGTTTTGACTACtggttttgtagaaaaaaagtGGTATAGACAAAAAAACTGATAAAAGGCCTCATTTGTGGTATGTAGTCGTACCATGGTGTTCTGGACATATTAGACAACTTATATTGGAATTAAAAATTTCTTCAAGAAGTATTGTGGAAAAGAACCAAAGCtcgaaaatttttcttttttttccccctaagATGGGTCTCGCCGAActgtacagcagagcttgtaaaaaCACACAGAACACCAAGGAGGCCTATTAGTGAAATATAAAAACACACTAAATGGCTTGCTTGATAGTTCACTAGTTTTGCCTATATATGGTACGTGGGTACGTAGGTGCACTGTTTCCCCTTTGCCACCACTTGAAGCAGGTGGAACACATGAGTCTCGCTGCTGCACAAAAGGTTAAGGTGCTGTCAGGGCAAAGTACTCTAATTTTAATTCtgtaaaagccgccgcggtggctcagtggttttggcgctcagctgctgacccgaaagacgtgggttcgatcgcggccgcagcggtcgaatttcgatgcaggcgatattctagaggcccgtgtactgtgccgtgtcagtgcacgttaaagaacctcaggtagtcgaaatttccagagcccttcactacagcattcCTCATAACCCGAGTCGGTTTGGAGCGTTAAACCATTACAAAACCACAAACCATTATGTAAATTGCACCACCCCTTACTCTCTTTTACTGGAAAATCATGGCAATAAATTGTACCTTTTCTATGCAGTCGGCTCGATAAGACTGCATTGAAAAGTCTCCGTTGTTAGGTATGTGCTAGAAAAAGCCAGTTTATTGTTTTCACCACCAATTACTAACTGGCAGGAGTTCTGATGGAAAGCCAACCTGCTAACCTTTATTGAAAACAGAAACGGCAAGAACACATAATGGTGCTTTTGTGCGTCTTGTGATGGGTTCATTTAATGCCCCCACTTTTCCCACTGAAACGAAGTTGAGAATAGTTGTTAGCATTGCATGATCAGATCTCGGAAACAACAAAGGGTGGAAGCAGTTATGAAGTTTGTGGTGCTAGGTatttttcgttgttgttgttgtcatgtCTGACACATGCAGTTTGTTGTATTCC
This portion of the Amblyomma americanum isolate KBUSLIRL-KWMA chromosome 10, ASM5285725v1, whole genome shotgun sequence genome encodes:
- the LOC144107770 gene encoding putative phytanoyl-CoA dioxygenase isoform X2 is translated as MAQERLKTIVGHLKGGGMTNVISMFEDKNILEEVNKKIGASQSKGGFRFTLDSCRLSDEQRRFYEDNGFIVIRNLVPLRDLETYKTRFQEIADGKVKVPGLVVMKDITKREADHSEYVVNKLQELYMDDVLFSYCTLPQILDYATSFCGPNLTAVHTMLINKPPDTGALTSRHPLHQDLYYFPFRPADRIVCAWTALEKVTRENGCLVAVPGSHHGELMEHGYPEWEGGVNKMYHGVKGLADSVFDKRVYLEMEAGDTVFFHPVLIHGSGANRTKGFRKAISCHYAASECQYIDVEGSVQDPIAEEVLDIFRKRFPNIAVKSYADVWKLRARHVRGKEGNL
- the LOC144107770 gene encoding putative phytanoyl-CoA dioxygenase isoform X1, which gives rise to MWFALARPCALSRSAVTFRLGTMAQERLKTIVGHLKGGGMTNVISMFEDKNILEEVNKKIGASQSKGGFRFTLDSCRLSDEQRRFYEDNGFIVIRNLVPLRDLETYKTRFQEIADGKVKVPGLVVMKDITKREADHSEYVVNKLQELYMDDVLFSYCTLPQILDYATSFCGPNLTAVHTMLINKPPDTGALTSRHPLHQDLYYFPFRPADRIVCAWTALEKVTRENGCLVAVPGSHHGELMEHGYPEWEGGVNKMYHGVKGLADSVFDKRVYLEMEAGDTVFFHPVLIHGSGANRTKGFRKAISCHYAASECQYIDVEGSVQDPIAEEVLDIFRKRFPNIAVKSYADVWKLRARHVRGKEGNL